One window of Paludibacter propionicigenes WB4 genomic DNA carries:
- a CDS encoding glycoside hydrolase family 3 C-terminal domain-containing protein, whose translation MKLKSLKLSCLILSCFAFMAFMPAKVSTKKPIYLNTSYSFEERAADLISRLTLEEKESLLGNSMAAIPRLGIKSMNVWSEALHGILGGANQSVGISGPTSFPNSVALGSAWDPALMQREAMAIADEARAINQTGTKGLTYWSPVVEPIRDPRWGRTGESYGEDPFLAAEIAGGFVRGMVGNDPTYLKSVPCAKHYFANNSEFDRHVSSSNMDSRDMREFYLAPYKKLIEQDNLPSIMSSYNAVNGVPTSASQLYLDTIARRTYGLKGYITGDCAAIEDIYTGHYYVKTAEEATAKGLKAGVDSDCGSIYQRYAIAALKKGLITMADIDRALLNIFIVRMRTGEFDPPAKVLYAQFQPNIVNSPANKALAKEIATKTPVLLKNNISLKTNRKALPLNPADLKKIALIGPHADKVELGPYSGRPAQENMITPFAGIKKYILERGLSTEVLHSSGGNSTSKSNLLYVVAFELKKSNGSVSKHDATKYSSCSKGITVGSGMGTVEQVRTINDGSWTAYDNVDLTNVDTIGINLNIPTEGGIVEVRVGSPDGNLLTTLNATVAGGAKSGGVYGAGSMMKIKVNKLGFNGPQTLYLVYKAPADAKIDEQTIKTAAAADVAVVFVGTDEKTATEEADRLTLLLPGNQVELIKAVAAVNPNTIVVMQTLGCVEVEEFKNLQNIPGIIWVGYNGQAQGDAIASVLFGEVNPGGKLNGTWYKSVKDLPEITDYTLRGGNGKNGRTFWYFDKDVSYEFGFGMSYTTFEYSNFRISKNSIIPHDKITVSVDVKNTGKVEGDEVIQVYMKTPDSPASLQRPIKRLKGFKRVTLPAGQTKTVNIDINCADLWFWDMDKNTTTFDQGKYVFEIGISSKDIKGTVSATMNGKFTPVLKTVVADCGDVVLKSGQTSQTSLTAAMTDDSFFDVSKAKIVYSSNNTDVATVDAKGLITAKGSGVATITAQVTVDGHTLSGSFAIKVMPDLNAASIAVNGKKIVDFKPDVNEYSYLFASPAKKTPKVVTVSSGNDIDVEIIPAQAVPGSSFVVLTDNASVESNKYIVNFGTKSTADEFNSTAIGKQWTWIRENPDNWSLTKNAGSLVITSAKGDISGTNNNAENILLQSANTDWVIDSKIVFSRKPSGFSEYGGLLAYQDDDNYVKVVYSAGVGGRRGMGPAATGTQAGAVQLVIEENGTLKNVATLSMVGVIKDNNTLFVKFEKKGNLYTAYCSTDGEKFSIIGSVKVLLMNTKAGLITCDGVADTRFRGPQGMPERQGTQMSAQDKSPFEVSYDYFRISNSGRK comes from the coding sequence ATGAAACTCAAATCACTCAAACTTTCTTGTTTGATACTCTCTTGTTTTGCTTTTATGGCCTTTATGCCGGCAAAGGTGAGTACCAAAAAACCAATTTATCTCAACACTTCCTATTCTTTTGAGGAAAGGGCAGCTGATCTTATTTCGAGGCTTACACTCGAAGAAAAGGAAAGCCTTTTGGGCAATAGCATGGCGGCTATACCCCGCTTGGGCATTAAGTCGATGAATGTGTGGAGCGAAGCTTTACATGGCATTCTGGGCGGGGCTAATCAAAGTGTAGGAATAAGTGGTCCTACTTCATTCCCCAATAGTGTTGCACTCGGGTCGGCTTGGGATCCTGCTCTGATGCAGCGCGAAGCGATGGCCATTGCCGACGAAGCCAGAGCTATAAATCAAACCGGTACAAAAGGCCTTACTTATTGGTCGCCTGTGGTAGAACCCATTCGTGACCCACGCTGGGGTCGGACAGGCGAATCGTACGGCGAAGATCCTTTTCTGGCTGCCGAGATTGCGGGTGGCTTTGTGAGGGGGATGGTTGGTAACGACCCCACTTACCTTAAATCGGTGCCTTGTGCAAAGCATTATTTTGCAAACAACTCAGAGTTTGATCGGCACGTGAGCAGTTCCAATATGGATAGCCGTGATATGCGTGAATTCTATCTGGCACCCTACAAAAAGCTTATCGAACAGGATAATCTACCTTCAATCATGTCGTCGTACAATGCTGTTAATGGTGTCCCAACATCGGCCAGCCAGTTGTATCTGGACACCATAGCCCGCAGAACGTATGGTCTGAAAGGTTATATAACAGGTGATTGTGCAGCCATAGAAGATATTTATACCGGACATTATTATGTGAAAACTGCCGAAGAGGCAACCGCCAAAGGTCTTAAAGCCGGCGTTGATTCCGATTGTGGCAGTATTTACCAACGTTATGCCATTGCAGCACTGAAAAAAGGGCTGATTACTATGGCTGATATTGATCGGGCACTCTTGAATATCTTTATCGTACGCATGAGAACCGGTGAGTTTGATCCTCCTGCTAAAGTTTTGTACGCACAATTTCAACCGAATATTGTGAATTCTCCGGCGAACAAGGCGCTCGCAAAGGAAATTGCAACAAAAACTCCGGTGCTTCTTAAAAACAATATCAGTTTAAAAACAAACAGAAAAGCATTGCCTTTGAATCCTGCCGACCTTAAGAAGATAGCGCTTATCGGACCTCATGCAGACAAGGTAGAATTAGGACCATATTCAGGAAGACCGGCACAGGAAAACATGATTACTCCATTTGCCGGAATCAAAAAATATATTTTAGAAAGAGGTTTGTCGACTGAAGTGTTACACAGCTCGGGAGGTAACTCAACGAGTAAGAGTAATTTGCTTTATGTTGTTGCTTTTGAATTGAAAAAGTCAAACGGATCAGTATCTAAACACGATGCTACCAAGTATAGCTCGTGTTCAAAAGGCATTACAGTAGGTTCAGGGATGGGAACTGTCGAACAGGTAAGGACTATAAACGATGGTTCTTGGACGGCGTATGATAATGTCGATCTGACAAATGTCGATACCATTGGCATAAATTTGAATATTCCAACAGAAGGAGGTATCGTAGAGGTCCGTGTAGGATCGCCTGATGGAAATCTGCTTACCACCTTAAATGCTACTGTAGCAGGAGGAGCCAAGTCAGGGGGAGTGTACGGTGCCGGAAGTATGATGAAGATAAAAGTCAACAAACTTGGCTTTAACGGACCTCAGACACTTTATTTGGTTTACAAAGCTCCGGCTGATGCTAAAATAGACGAGCAAACCATTAAAACTGCCGCTGCCGCTGATGTTGCAGTCGTATTTGTGGGTACAGATGAAAAAACAGCTACAGAAGAGGCGGATCGCCTTACATTGTTGCTGCCGGGCAATCAGGTAGAACTTATTAAGGCTGTGGCTGCAGTTAATCCCAATACCATAGTGGTAATGCAAACACTGGGCTGTGTTGAGGTAGAGGAATTCAAAAATTTACAGAATATTCCGGGTATTATTTGGGTTGGCTACAATGGTCAGGCACAAGGAGACGCTATTGCCAGTGTTCTTTTTGGAGAAGTAAATCCAGGAGGAAAACTGAATGGAACCTGGTATAAATCAGTAAAAGATCTTCCGGAAATTACCGATTACACACTCAGAGGCGGCAACGGAAAGAACGGAAGGACATTCTGGTATTTCGACAAGGATGTTTCCTACGAATTTGGTTTTGGTATGTCATATACTACGTTCGAGTATAGCAACTTCAGAATAAGTAAAAATTCGATTATACCTCACGATAAAATAACCGTAAGTGTGGATGTGAAGAATACCGGAAAAGTTGAGGGAGATGAGGTTATTCAGGTTTATATGAAAACACCGGATAGCCCGGCTTCACTCCAACGACCAATCAAAAGACTTAAAGGATTTAAGCGTGTAACACTGCCCGCCGGACAAACCAAAACAGTGAATATCGATATTAATTGCGCCGACTTGTGGTTTTGGGATATGGACAAGAACACGACTACCTTTGATCAGGGAAAATATGTTTTCGAAATCGGTATATCGTCTAAAGACATAAAAGGAACAGTATCGGCGACTATGAACGGTAAATTTACACCTGTTCTGAAAACTGTAGTTGCAGATTGTGGAGATGTTGTGCTGAAATCCGGTCAAACATCGCAAACCAGTTTGACTGCTGCCATGACCGACGATAGCTTCTTCGATGTTTCAAAAGCTAAGATAGTATATTCCAGCAATAACACGGATGTTGCAACTGTAGATGCTAAAGGTTTAATTACTGCCAAAGGTTCGGGAGTTGCAACCATCACAGCTCAAGTAACAGTGGATGGACATACGCTGTCGGGTAGTTTTGCGATAAAAGTAATGCCTGATCTGAATGCAGCTTCTATTGCTGTAAACGGCAAGAAAATTGTGGACTTCAAGCCGGATGTAAATGAATATTCTTACTTGTTCGCCAGCCCCGCAAAGAAGACACCTAAAGTAGTGACGGTTTCTTCTGGGAATGATATTGATGTAGAGATTATTCCGGCTCAGGCTGTTCCGGGTTCATCGTTTGTAGTGCTTACCGATAATGCTTCTGTTGAGAGCAATAAATATATAGTCAACTTTGGAACGAAGTCAACTGCTGATGAATTCAACAGCACTGCTATCGGAAAACAATGGACCTGGATTCGTGAAAACCCGGACAACTGGAGTCTCACCAAAAATGCCGGTTCGCTGGTTATAACAAGTGCCAAGGGCGATATCTCAGGCACGAATAATAATGCAGAGAACATCTTGCTTCAAAGTGCCAACACTGACTGGGTGATTGACTCAAAGATAGTTTTTTCAAGAAAGCCTTCAGGTTTCAGTGAATACGGAGGCCTATTGGCTTATCAGGACGATGACAATTATGTGAAAGTGGTTTACAGTGCCGGTGTCGGTGGTAGAAGAGGCATGGGGCCTGCAGCAACCGGCACTCAGGCAGGAGCCGTTCAGCTCGTTATTGAAGAAAACGGAACTCTCAAAAATGTGGCTACACTGAGCATGGTAGGAGTAATAAAGGACAATAATACCCTTTTTGTGAAATTCGAAAAGAAAGGCAATCTGTACACAGCATATTGTTCCACTGACGGCGAAAAATTCAGCATCATTGGTTCTGTCAAAGTATTACTAATGAATACGAAGGCAGGTCTGATTACTTGTGATGGAGTGGCTGATACACGATTCAGAGGTCCTCAGGGAATGCCGGAAAGACAAGGAACTCAAATGTCAGCACAGGACAAAAGCCCGTTCGAAGTAAGTTATGATTATTTCAGAATAAGTAATAGCGGTCGAAAGTAG
- a CDS encoding sodium ion-translocating decarboxylase subunit beta — protein MNFSDFFHQFQGIATLFSSDISISITRIFLIFLGLLLMYLGKKGVLEALLMIPMGLGMATINASLMFLPHGVPGGFVENGAVQGTLFLDSMVTDVNQMFDLLQIDFLQPVYVFTFSNGLIACLVFMGIGSLLDIGFLLQRPFTSMLLALCAELGTFVVVPIAQAMGLTAQEAASIAMVGGADGPMVLFTSLSLAKHLFVPITVVAYLYLGLTYGGYPYLIRLLIPKKLRAIKIDKSKEKPKKPISASTKLAAAGILCVVLCLLFPVASPLFFSLFLGISIKEAKLTHIHDFISGPLLYGSTFFLGLTLGVLCEAHLLLDPRILKLLVLGILALLFSGIGGIIGGYIMYFIKGGNFNPTIGIAGVSCVPSTAKVAQKEVTKSNPNSMILPEALGANICGVITSAIIAGLYINFFR, from the coding sequence ATGAACTTCTCAGATTTCTTTCATCAGTTTCAGGGAATTGCAACATTATTCTCATCAGATATTAGCATATCAATAACCAGAATTTTTCTCATTTTCCTAGGCCTACTATTAATGTATTTAGGGAAAAAAGGCGTATTAGAAGCACTTTTAATGATTCCTATGGGCTTGGGTATGGCAACAATAAATGCATCCCTAATGTTTCTGCCTCACGGAGTACCCGGTGGGTTTGTAGAGAATGGAGCAGTACAGGGAACTTTGTTTCTGGACTCAATGGTTACCGATGTAAATCAAATGTTTGATTTACTCCAAATTGATTTTTTGCAGCCGGTTTATGTATTTACATTTAGTAATGGACTTATTGCCTGTCTTGTTTTTATGGGAATCGGTTCGTTGCTTGATATCGGTTTTTTATTACAACGCCCCTTCACCAGCATGTTGCTCGCTTTGTGTGCGGAACTGGGAACATTTGTGGTTGTACCAATTGCTCAGGCTATGGGATTAACCGCCCAGGAAGCAGCATCGATTGCCATGGTCGGCGGTGCTGATGGCCCAATGGTTTTATTTACGTCCTTATCTCTGGCCAAACATTTATTTGTACCGATTACTGTAGTAGCTTATTTATACCTGGGGCTGACCTACGGCGGCTATCCTTATTTAATCAGATTGTTGATTCCTAAAAAACTCAGAGCGATCAAAATTGACAAATCAAAAGAAAAACCGAAAAAACCGATTTCGGCATCTACAAAACTTGCTGCTGCAGGTATTTTGTGTGTCGTGCTTTGCTTGCTTTTTCCGGTAGCTTCACCACTATTCTTTTCCCTGTTTTTAGGCATTTCGATTAAAGAAGCTAAACTTACGCATATTCATGACTTTATAAGCGGCCCACTTCTTTATGGCTCTACTTTTTTCCTGGGTTTAACGCTTGGAGTTCTTTGCGAAGCCCATTTATTGCTTGACCCCCGCATTTTGAAATTATTAGTACTCGGTATATTGGCATTATTGTTTTCGGGTATTGGTGGCATTATCGGCGGTTATATTATGTATTTCATCAAAGGCGGAAACTTCAATCCTACAATAGGTATTGCCGGTGTTAGTTGTGTACCTTCAACGGCTAAAGTTGCACAAAAAGAAGTTACAAAGTCTAATCCGAATAGCATGATTTTACCGGAAGCCCTGGGTGCCAATATTTGTGGAGTAATCACTTCTGCGATTATTGCCGGCTTGTATATCAATTTCTTCAGATAA